A stretch of DNA from Papio anubis isolate 15944 chromosome 4, Panubis1.0, whole genome shotgun sequence:
ggtcaggaaattgagtgaaaccctgtctctactaaaaagattaaaaattaagctgtgtgtggtggcagttgcctgtaatcccatttgggaggctgaggcaggaaaattgcttcaacctgggagatggaggttgcagtgaaccaaagaTTTAacgtcactgcactcccacctagACGTtgaaagcaagaccttgtctcaaaaaaaaaaaaagaaaaaaaaagaagaggccgggcatggtggctcacacctgcgatcccagcacttcgggaggcccaggagttcaagaccggcccgggcagcatggcaagaccctgtctctattgccAACAAACACCCTTTGGGGCTTGGTAGGGGGATCActtgcccaggagtttgagatcagcctgaacaacatagggaaaccctgtctctacaataaaacaaaaaaattagctggacaaagtggcatgtgcctgtggtctcagctacttgggaggctgaggcaggagaatcactgaagcctggaaggtggaggttgcagtgagctgagatcatgccattgcactccagcctgggcaataagagtgagacttccgtctcacaaaataaataagtaaataaataaagacataatgatcttttttttctatctttgtttttgagaggggCTACAGAAACACAGCTCTATAATTGGGGTTTTGAAggattttgaattctttgttatGCAGTTGAGATTTTTAGTAAAAGCACTTTCTTTCCCATGGATAAGAGCTTCTCTTTGCTCCTCTCCCTAGCTGCAGGCTGGGCTGACAGTCATCCTTGGGGATCCTGTGGGAATTTGGTGTCCCCCCTTATTTTCAGGACATAtccaatgatgatgatgacatgcACCCTGCGGCAACCCGGGATGTGGAGACGGGGTCCACCTCCTGGGGTTCTCTGATGAGATTCTCCTTCACATCCTGAGTCACGTCCCCAGCACAGACCTGATTCTGAACGTCCGGCGTACCTGTCGGAAGCTCGCAGCCTTGTGCCTTGATAAGAGCCTCATCCACCGTGTTTTTGAGACTATCAGGTGAGTAGGCGTGGGGGCAGGAGATAAGAAACAAGCTAGGCCggggtagcggtggctcaagctgtaatcccagcactttgggaggcgaggcgggcggatcaagtcaggagatcaagaccatcctggctaaccgcggtgaaacccatctctactaaaatacaaactagcGGTGAAGTGGCGGAAACCTGTGGTCAGCCTTCTTTCGGGGAGGCTTTGGGAGCAGGAAGAATAAGTAAACtggggcccggagcttgcagtgagctgagatccggccactgcactcccagcctgggtgacagaaaccagactcagtctcaaaaaaaaaaaaaaaagaaacaagctagATTTCAGTCTTTAAGGACTGGGCACAGCCTGCCAGTGGAACCCTGTGTGCTGATGGAAAGGTGGTAGTCACTCCAAGTCCTGACTGGCGCTGTCTGCAGGATGCATTGAGGGACAGAAGCAAGGGGCAGAAAAGTGTGGGTGGTATGCCGCCTGGGGAGAAGGGCGCAGATGTATGTGTACCTCGTTCTGGGAGGGAACCTAGGGCCTTGGGAGTCGGGGAGAGGGGTTGGAGACTTGCTTTCTGGTGGAtccctaggagtggaattgctgggtcacaggaGAGGTGTTCGATGTTTCTTGTAAAGTTAAATATGCAGCTCTCCAGTGGTGCAGTGGGAGGGCACCATTTTACACCCCCTACCAGGATGCgggagttccagttgctctgcaGTCTTGTCAACACTTGGTACTGTCagttttttaagttttagctattctttttttttttttttccttgagacggagtctccttctgtcgcccaggctggagtgcagtggcgtgacctcggctcactgcaaactctgcctcctgggtttacgccattctcctgcctcagcctcccgagtagctgggactacaggcgcccaccacctcacctggctagtttttttgtattttttagtggagacagggttttaccatgttagccagtatggtctcgatctcctgaccttgtgatccgcctatcttggcctcccaaagtgctgggattacaggcttgagccactgtgcctggtccgggctaattttttgtatttttagtagagacagtgtttcactgtggtctcagtctcctgaccttgtgatccgcctgcctcagcctcccaaagtgctgggattacaggcgtgagccactgtgcctggcctgtttttttcttttttctttttttttcttttttttgagacggagtcttgcactgttgcccaggctggagtgcagtggcgcgatctcggctcactgcaaactccgcctcttgggttcacaccattttcctgcctcagcctcccaagtagctgggactacaggcgcctgccaccacgcccaggtaagttttttttttgagacagagtctcactctgtcgcagaggctggagtgcagtggcactgtgtcggttcactgcaacctctgtttcctgggttcaagcaattctcctgccttagcctcccatgtagctgggattacaggtgtccaccaccacacccggctagtttttatatttttagtagagacagggtttcaccatgttggccagactggtcttgtactcctgacctcaggtgatccgcctgcctccgcctctcaaagtgctgggattaccggtgtgagccaccatgcccggcctctctctgctaattttttgtacttttagtagtgttagccaggatggtctcgatctcctgacctggtgatctctctgcctccacctcccaaagtgctgtgattacaggcgtgagccaccgtgcccgcctaCCAAACCATTTTCTACCATGGCTGCACCCCTCTACCAGTCCCACTTAGCTGGGTACTCTCGACTCTTGGCTCCAGGTCAGTGTGCGGGCAGGTAGACAGGGAGAGGTGGGGAGCTTCCCTCCCGGTGGAGCCGCTGCACTAGGGGGAGTGTGCACACTGAGGGTTGGAGACCCCTAGGTGCCTTCAGccctttccttcctctgcctgccctgccctgcccctgtcCCGCAGGCGAGCGAGGACAAGGTGAGGCAGCTGGTGAAGGAGATCGGCCGGGAGATCCAGCAGCTGAGCATGGCTGGCTGCTACTGGCTGCCTGGCTCCACTGTGGAACACGTGGCCCGCTGCCGCAGCCTGGTGAAGGTGAACCTCTCGGGCTGCCACCTCACCTCCCTGCGCCTCTCCAAGATGCTCTCGGCCCTGCAGCACCTGCGCTCGCTGGCCATCGACGTGAGCCCCGGCTTCGACGCCAGCCAGCTGAGCAGTGAGTGCAAGGCCACGCTGAGCCGCGTGCGGGAGCTCAAGCAGACGCTGTTCACGCCCTCGTACGGCGTGGTGCCCTGCTGCACCAGCCTGGAGAAGCTACTGCTGTACTTCGAGATTCTGGACCGCACACGCGAGGGCGCCATCCTCTCGGGCCAGCTCATGGTGGGCCAGAGCAACGTGCCGCACTACCAGAACCTACGGGTCTTCTATGCGCGCCTGGCCCCCGGCTACATCAACCAGGAGGTAGTGCGGCTCTACCTGGCTGTGCTTAGTGACCGCACGCCTCAGAACCTCCACGCCTTCCTCATCTCCGTCCCCGGCAGCTTCGCGGAGAGCGGAGCCACCAAGAACCTCCTGGACTCCATGGCGCGCAACGTCGCGCTGGATGCCCTGCAGCTGCCCAAGTCCTGGCTGAACGGCTCTTCCCTCCTGCAGCACATGAAATTCAACAACCCGTTCTACTTCAGCTTCAGCCGCTGCACCTTGTCGGGCGGCCATCTGATCCAGCAGGTCATCAACGGCGGGAAGGACCTGCGGAGCCTGGCCAGCCTGAACCTCAGCGGCTGCGTCCACTGCCTGTCCCCAGACTCGCTGCTCCGCAAGGCGGAGGACGACATCGACAGCAGCATCCTGGAGACGCTGGTGGCGTCCTGCTGCAACCTGCGCCACCTGAACCTCTCGGCCGCCCACCACCACAGCTCGGAGGGCCTGGGCCGCCACCTCTGCCAGCTCCTGGCCCGGCTGCGTCACCTGCgctccctctccctgcctgtcTGCTCCGTCGCCGACTCCGCGCCGCGCGCCGACCGTGCGCCCGCCCAGCCCGCCATGCACGCAGTGCCGCGTGGCTTTGGCAAGAAAGTGCGCGTGGGCGTGCAGTCCTGTCCCAGCCCCTTCTCCGGCCAGGCGGGCCCCCAGCCTTCTTCCGTGTTCTGGTCTCTGCTGAAGAACCTGCCCTTCCTGGAACACCTCGAGCTGATCGGGTCCAACTTCTCCTCCGCCATGCCGCGCAACGAGCCCGCCATCCGCAACTCGCTCCCGCCCTGCAGCCGCGCGCAGAGCGTCGGAGACTCGGAGGTGGCCGCCATTGGCCAGCTGGCCTTCCTGCGGCACCTGACGCTCGCACAGCTGCCCAGCGTCCTTACGGGCTCCGGGCTGGTCAGTATCGGCCTGCAGTGCCAGCAGTTGCGGTCCCTGTCGCTGGCCAACCTGGGCATGATGGGGAAGGTGGTGTACATGCCCGCGCTCTCAGACATGTTGAAGCACTGCAAGCGGCTGAGGGACCTCAGGTGAGGGGGCCACGGGGACCTCCCGGGCCTCTGCTGGAGGCTGGCGGAGGGAAATGGGGCGTTTGCGTGGAGCTTGCAGGCAGCGCTGCCGCAGGCCTGCCCTCCAGGAGCCCAGAGGCTGGGGCGGGGCCTCGCCGCGTGCCACGTCGGTCTCAGGGGGCTCGGGGGAGAGCGGCATCTGGAGGAGCCGGGGGTACAGGAGGCGGATGTCTGAGCTTAGCATTCTTACTCCTGATCGTGTTTGAGTGATTGCCCGGCCCTACTGTGAGTCATCCTGTGTAGTCTTCTCACGAGCCTGCCAGGTGTGTTATTGTTGCCACTCGGCAGAGCTAGTAGGTGGGAGAGTCAGGATTCGAACCCAGGTCTTTCTCACCTGACTTTGCAatgcaattccttttttttttttaatttaacttttatttatttatttatttttgagagtgcagtggcgccatcatagctcactgcagcctcaacctcctgggctcaattaatcctgctgtctcagcctcccgagtagctgggactacaggcatatgccatcatgcctggctatatatatatatttttaaaattttgtagagacaaggtctcactatgttgcccagacttttcttgaactcctgagctcaagcaggcctcacctcggcctcccaaagtgctggtgctgggattgcaggtgtgagccactgcacttggcctctatctttgctttttttttttttttttgagacagagtctcactctacacacccaggctggagtgcagtggcgtgatcttggttcactgcaacccctgccccctgggttcaagtgattctcccacctcagcctcccgagcagctgggactacaggtgtgcaccacaacacctggctaatttttttgtatttttagtagagacggggtttcgccgggttggccaggctggtctcgaactcctgacctcaggtgatccgcctgccttggcctcccaaagttctgggattacaaggcataaGTCACCACGTCTGGCAAGGCAGATGTTTTCTGGGTCAGTAAGCACCATGTGAAGAAACCCCAGAGACTTGGAAATTGTGCCTTGGACCCTCTGAACCGACTGCCAGAGAGCATCAagtggaggatctcttgagcccaggagttcgaggccagcctgagcaacattgccagaccccaactctacaaaaaataaaaagatttcgcagggtgtggtggtgcgtgcctgtagtcccagctactcaggcagctgaggtgggagatcgcctgagcctgggaggttgggttgaggctgcggtgagctgtgattgtgccactgcattccagtctgggaaacagagcaagactctgtctgtcaaaaaaagaaaagaaaagaaaattacccgAAAGGTAGTGAAGGCCTTGAGCCTCAGTACTACAAGGGACTAGGTGGGGGAGAAAGTGGAGGCAGGACTTAGATGAGTGAGTTGGTGTCTCTGTGATTCCTTAGctggtggggtgggtggtgggtaCATGAAGTCATGCTCCAGCCTAAGGGGCACGTGGACACATGTCATTCTCCCCAGAATAGTTAGCATTCACTTTGTGCCTTTGCTGAGAGCCATGCACTGAGCCCATCTTCCCTGCCATAATCTGCTGAGGTTGCAGCCTTGATCATTCCTGTTTCCCAGATGGGGCTGTGGGAGCTCAGGAGGAGCTGAGTCTCTCGCAAACACCAG
This window harbors:
- the FBXL18 gene encoding F-box/LRR-repeat protein 18 isoform X2, with the translated sequence MAGCYWLPGSTVEHVARCRSLVKVNLSGCHLTSLRLSKMLSALQHLRSLAIDVSPGFDASQLSSECKATLSRVRELKQTLFTPSYGVVPCCTSLEKLLLYFEILDRTREGAILSGQLMVGQSNVPHYQNLRVFYARLAPGYINQEVVRLYLAVLSDRTPQNLHAFLISVPGSFAESGATKNLLDSMARNVALDALQLPKSWLNGSSLLQHMKFNNPFYFSFSRCTLSGGHLIQQVINGGKDLRSLASLNLSGCVHCLSPDSLLRKAEDDIDSSILETLVASCCNLRHLNLSAAHHHSSEGLGRHLCQLLARLRHLRSLSLPVCSVADSAPRADRAPAQPAMHAVPRGFGKKVRVGVQSCPSPFSGQAGPQPSSVFWSLLKNLPFLEHLELIGSNFSSAMPRNEPAIRNSLPPCSRAQSVGDSEVAAIGQLAFLRHLTLAQLPSVLTGSGLVSIGLQCQQLRSLSLANLGMMGKVVYMPALSDMLKHCKRLRDLRLEQPYFSANAQFFQALSQCPSLQRLCLVSRSGTLQPDAVLAFMARCLHVVMCHLFTGESLATCKSLQQSLLRRK
- the FBXL18 gene encoding F-box/LRR-repeat protein 18 isoform X1 — its product is MAGCYWLPGSTVEHVARCRSLVKVNLSGCHLTSLRLSKMLSALQHLRSLAIDVSPGFDASQLSSECKATLSRVRELKQTLFTPSYGVVPCCTSLEKLLLYFEILDRTREGAILSGQLMVGQSNVPHYQNLRVFYARLAPGYINQEVVRLYLAVLSDRTPQNLHAFLISVPGSFAESGATKNLLDSMARNVALDALQLPKSWLNGSSLLQHMKFNNPFYFSFSRCTLSGGHLIQQVINGGKDLRSLASLNLSGCVHCLSPDSLLRKAEDDIDSSILETLVASCCNLRHLNLSAAHHHSSEGLGRHLCQLLARLRHLRSLSLPVCSVADSAPRADRAPAQPAMHAVPRGFGKKVRVGVQSCPSPFSGQAGPQPSSVFWSLLKNLPFLEHLELIGSNFSSAMPRNEPAIRNSLPPCSRAQSVGDSEVAAIGQLAFLRHLTLAQLPSVLTGSGLVSIGLQCQQLRSLSLANLGMMGKVVYMPALSDMLKHCKRLRDLRLEQPYFSANAQFFQALSQCPSLQRLCLVSRSGTLQPDAVLAFMARCLHVVMCHLFTGESLATCKSLQQSLLRSFQAERPALNVVIFPLLHEGLTDVIRDVPLVHLDEITLFKSRVAEEPPNLWW